From Myxococcales bacterium, a single genomic window includes:
- a CDS encoding PA0069 family radical SAM protein has product MRVLRLDNPPNRFEREVVEYFGEAPRVELELYEDQSQRILSENDSPDLPFRYSLNPYRGCFHGCAYCYARPSHEYLGFGAGTDFERRIVVKPRAPELLRAAFDKKSWQGELVIVSGNTDAYQLVETSHRLTRACLEVFAEYRNPVHVITKSPLIERDLDVFARLLQVTDVSVSVSIPFWDKTSARALEPYVASPERRMQTVRRLSQIGVPVCVNVAPIVPGLGDRDLPRVLAEARDAGARAASMIMLRLPGPVQQVFEERLRATLPLAAERVLARTREMRAGRLNDPRFGDRMRGSGHYAEAIQRLFETTAERLGLATGHSLPAPDPRPTFRRPTDRGGQLRLFD; this is encoded by the coding sequence GTGCGGGTGCTTCGGCTCGACAACCCACCCAATCGATTCGAGCGCGAGGTGGTCGAGTACTTCGGCGAAGCGCCCCGCGTCGAGCTCGAGCTCTACGAAGATCAGAGCCAGCGCATCCTGAGTGAGAACGACAGTCCCGATCTGCCATTTCGGTACAGCCTGAACCCATACCGCGGTTGTTTTCACGGCTGCGCCTACTGCTACGCCCGGCCGAGCCACGAGTATCTCGGATTCGGAGCCGGCACGGATTTCGAGCGTCGCATCGTCGTGAAGCCACGGGCACCCGAGCTACTTCGGGCCGCCTTCGACAAGAAGTCTTGGCAGGGCGAGCTCGTGATCGTGAGCGGCAATACCGACGCGTATCAGCTCGTGGAGACGAGCCATCGGCTCACCCGAGCTTGTCTGGAGGTCTTCGCGGAGTATCGAAACCCCGTGCACGTGATCACCAAGAGCCCGCTCATCGAGCGTGATCTGGACGTGTTCGCGCGGCTGCTACAGGTCACGGACGTGAGTGTGTCGGTGAGCATCCCGTTCTGGGACAAGACATCCGCCCGAGCTCTCGAGCCCTACGTCGCGTCACCCGAGCGGCGCATGCAGACGGTGCGCAGGCTGAGCCAGATCGGTGTGCCGGTGTGTGTGAACGTCGCGCCCATCGTGCCGGGGCTCGGGGATCGCGACCTGCCGCGTGTGCTCGCCGAAGCACGGGATGCGGGCGCCCGCGCCGCCAGCATGATCATGCTGCGGCTGCCGGGGCCCGTGCAGCAGGTGTTCGAGGAGCGCCTGCGCGCGACCCTGCCCCTGGCGGCGGAGCGTGTGCTCGCTCGCACCCGGGAGATGCGCGCCGGCAGGCTGAACGACCCACGTTTTGGCGATCGCATGCGCGGCAGTGGCCACTACGCGGAGGCCATTCAGCGCCTGTTCGAGACGACGGCGGAGCGCCTGGGCCTCGCCACGGGGCACAGCTTGCCCGCGCCGGACCCGCGCCCGACGTTTCGCCGCCCCACCGACCGAGGTGGCCAACTCCGGCTATTCGATTGA
- a CDS encoding trypsin-like peptidase domain-containing protein, with protein sequence MFFFASPWRWGPRARCVLLGLVLVACGGNRGSGPATSQAAAEGSAKPAKKGEPGAPQVIPKGERIASPKLVDRRTRNALAADTIGVVTNKRARPPKSSSEVYKAVAPATVIIRAGGGMGSGIIIDKAGWVLTNHHVIERGDKEDFRTKVTVVLGKLSPGTGGMVRQKKEYEALVYKSDKLRDIALLKIVDPPANLPSVTISKENPEPGQQVIALGHAGAGMLWALKAGEISAMGKLSEQLATLAQFKDDKAGHEAEDKFKKYLDERNLGLVIQSTCNILPGDSGGPLLTRSGELIGINAFSNQDPRTGGLLSFHIHKNEIAAFLKKRPAKPARMVPDPWKEGGGDASYEDVDLDGRADALVLEGRRACSFCPRQSVAVFFDVDQDTFRGVTTLPPLNETYEKKKFDAELIYLQLERDAFLWYDTDNDGTMDLLIYDPGSTGRASAVYRIKKDGDFEKDDSLGSGRDVRASLLKDSALQARLQRIASAAFPQHYVEAGSSGIDALPDPIGHTGKAAVSDLDYDGLVDSVRIDSAFSYRLLLDVDRSSVGSLPRTFNLATTGSTIDAEVAVVSQANHMWVWYDTNDDGRFDLVLHSPGARLYVAADAWTVDASGQKTAAPEHVGRKLIRADLLSSPAQASQFRSLISKGFLTILSTSSDAGIGSFPDPVADHRGASYEILDVKSAQKSVIIVSAQGSDGYLVDLDGNSLRDKPVKPKDLPKLAEGGKLDLEFAYFQRNGLAWSYYDTDKTKGYDVVLYSSDPKNGKADVGFRIDSSGKVSLDDTLKGKAMVSYSLFSKAADKKRMEKVAKDLFGKRALEQ encoded by the coding sequence ATGTTCTTCTTCGCTTCACCGTGGCGCTGGGGTCCGAGAGCCCGCTGCGTGCTGCTCGGACTCGTGCTCGTCGCATGTGGCGGCAATCGCGGCAGCGGTCCTGCCACGTCGCAGGCTGCTGCGGAAGGTAGCGCGAAGCCTGCGAAGAAGGGCGAACCCGGGGCCCCGCAGGTGATTCCCAAGGGAGAGCGCATTGCCAGCCCGAAGCTGGTCGACCGCCGAACTCGCAACGCATTGGCGGCCGACACGATCGGTGTGGTGACCAACAAACGCGCGCGCCCCCCCAAGTCGTCGTCGGAGGTCTACAAGGCGGTTGCACCCGCGACGGTCATCATTCGCGCCGGCGGGGGCATGGGCAGCGGAATCATCATCGACAAGGCCGGCTGGGTGCTCACGAACCACCACGTCATCGAGCGGGGCGACAAGGAAGACTTCCGCACCAAGGTAACCGTCGTGCTCGGCAAGCTGAGCCCGGGCACCGGCGGCATGGTGCGTCAGAAGAAGGAGTATGAAGCCCTCGTCTACAAATCGGACAAACTCCGGGACATCGCGCTGCTCAAGATCGTGGATCCCCCCGCGAACCTGCCTTCGGTGACCATTTCGAAAGAAAATCCCGAGCCCGGCCAGCAGGTGATCGCGCTGGGCCACGCCGGCGCGGGCATGCTGTGGGCGCTCAAAGCCGGGGAAATCTCCGCAATGGGCAAGCTCAGTGAACAGCTCGCGACCTTGGCGCAGTTCAAGGACGACAAAGCGGGGCACGAGGCGGAAGACAAGTTCAAGAAATACCTCGACGAGCGCAACCTCGGACTGGTGATCCAGTCGACGTGCAACATCCTGCCGGGTGACAGCGGTGGGCCGCTGCTCACACGAAGCGGAGAGCTCATCGGGATCAACGCCTTCAGCAATCAGGATCCTCGCACCGGAGGGCTTCTGAGCTTCCACATCCACAAGAACGAGATTGCGGCGTTCCTGAAGAAGCGGCCGGCAAAACCGGCGCGCATGGTGCCCGATCCGTGGAAAGAGGGTGGCGGCGACGCCTCGTACGAGGACGTCGATCTCGACGGGCGCGCGGACGCACTGGTGCTAGAGGGACGACGCGCCTGTTCGTTCTGTCCGCGCCAGAGCGTGGCGGTCTTCTTCGATGTCGACCAGGACACGTTCCGCGGTGTCACGACGCTACCGCCGTTGAACGAGACCTATGAAAAGAAGAAGTTCGACGCCGAGCTGATCTACCTGCAGCTCGAGCGGGATGCGTTCCTCTGGTACGACACCGACAACGACGGCACGATGGATCTCCTGATCTACGATCCGGGTTCCACGGGTCGCGCGTCCGCCGTCTACCGCATCAAGAAGGACGGTGACTTCGAGAAGGACGACTCTCTCGGGTCAGGACGCGACGTGCGTGCCTCGCTGCTCAAAGACAGCGCGCTTCAGGCTCGTCTGCAGCGCATCGCGAGCGCGGCGTTTCCGCAACACTACGTGGAGGCGGGGTCGAGTGGGATCGACGCGCTGCCGGATCCCATTGGGCACACCGGCAAAGCGGCGGTCAGTGATCTCGACTACGACGGCCTGGTCGACTCCGTCCGCATCGACTCGGCGTTCAGCTATCGGCTCTTGCTCGACGTCGATCGATCGAGTGTCGGCTCGCTCCCGCGCACGTTCAACCTGGCGACGACGGGCTCCACCATCGACGCCGAGGTTGCCGTGGTGTCCCAGGCCAACCACATGTGGGTCTGGTACGACACCAACGACGACGGCCGTTTCGACCTGGTATTGCACTCGCCCGGCGCACGCCTGTACGTCGCTGCCGACGCCTGGACAGTCGACGCGAGCGGGCAGAAGACGGCCGCTCCCGAGCACGTGGGGCGCAAGCTGATCCGCGCCGATCTGCTCTCGTCGCCGGCTCAGGCGTCGCAATTTCGCTCGCTGATCAGCAAGGGGTTCCTCACGATCCTGAGCACGAGCTCGGACGCGGGGATCGGCTCCTTCCCGGATCCGGTAGCCGACCATCGCGGCGCAAGCTACGAGATCTTGGACGTGAAGAGCGCGCAGAAGTCCGTGATCATCGTGTCAGCACAGGGCAGCGACGGATACCTGGTGGATCTCGACGGCAACAGCCTGCGCGACAAACCGGTCAAGCCCAAGGATCTGCCGAAGCTCGCCGAGGGCGGCAAGCTCGACCTCGAGTTCGCGTACTTCCAGCGAAATGGTCTGGCGTGGTCCTACTACGACACGGACAAGACGAAGGGCTACGACGTCGTGCTCTATTCTTCGGATCCGAAGAACGGCAAGGCCGACGTCGGATTCAGGATCGACTCGAGCGGCAAGGTCTCTTTGGACGACACGCTCAAGGGCAAGGCCATGGTCAGCTACAGCTTGTTCTCCAAAGCCGCGGACAAGAAGCGCATGGAGAAGGTGGCCAAGGACCTGTTCGGCAAGCGCGCACTCGAGCAATGA
- a CDS encoding creatininase family protein, which produces MSSALLGDLTFEELKALDKRKLWVILPVGATEAHGPHLPLSTDVIIAEGMARAGAQLLGSRDLDARIAPPLAYTSAGYAAGFPGTISVQPETATALVVDIVKSLARHGVNQIAIANAHLEPQHIGSLHAAVAALSSVASVVFPDVTRKPWALRLTDEFKSGACHAGQYEGSIVMAEQPALVRDELMRSLPDNPSSLSRAIREGKTSFEAAGGPRAYFGSPASATAAEGRTTLEVLGQILADAIFASLEARESPDAL; this is translated from the coding sequence GTGAGCTCGGCGCTCCTCGGCGACCTCACCTTCGAGGAGCTGAAGGCGCTCGACAAACGCAAGCTCTGGGTGATCTTGCCCGTCGGCGCGACGGAGGCGCATGGGCCGCACCTCCCGCTCTCGACCGACGTGATCATCGCCGAGGGCATGGCCCGCGCGGGCGCTCAGTTGCTCGGAAGCCGAGACCTGGACGCACGCATCGCCCCGCCGCTGGCTTACACCTCAGCCGGCTACGCGGCGGGTTTTCCCGGGACGATCTCGGTCCAGCCGGAGACCGCGACGGCGCTGGTCGTCGACATCGTGAAATCGCTGGCGCGCCACGGAGTGAATCAGATCGCGATCGCCAACGCCCACCTCGAGCCCCAGCACATCGGCTCACTGCACGCCGCGGTGGCGGCGCTGTCGTCCGTGGCCAGCGTGGTCTTCCCGGACGTCACGCGCAAACCCTGGGCGCTCCGGCTGACCGACGAGTTCAAGAGCGGGGCCTGCCACGCAGGGCAATACGAAGGTTCGATCGTGATGGCGGAGCAACCTGCCCTGGTGCGCGACGAGCTGATGCGGTCATTGCCGGACAACCCTTCGAGCCTGTCGCGTGCCATTCGCGAGGGCAAGACCAGCTTCGAGGCCGCCGGTGGCCCGCGCGCTTATTTCGGCTCGCCGGCGAGCGCGACGGCCGCGGAGGGCCGAACGACCCTCGAGGTGCTCGGCCAGATCCTGGCGGACGCCATCTTCGCTTCGCTCGAGGCTCGAGAGTCACCCGACGCGCTGTAG
- a CDS encoding aldehyde dehydrogenase family protein, with protein sequence MRITNPATDSALSDVAEDTRESISAKFTQAARAQKGWAARPFAERAATIRRFAELVTERRELLARTLTSEMGKPITQSANELGGLSGRIEFFLAEAERTVADELLLGMDAGGTEERIRHEPLGVIANVSAWNYPFFVGANVFLPALLTGNAVLYKPSEYATLTGLELERALHDAGVPPEVFAAVVGGAGVGAALLEQKIDGVFFTGSYATGVRIAESLARRMVKVQLELGGKDPAYVCDDVDPKNAALATADGAFYNTGQSCCAVERIYVHEKIWQPFVAAFTEAVRGFRVGDPTDEATYIGPLARRELAITTLEAQVADALEKGAKVLVGGKRSERAGFFFEPTVLVDVTHEMSVMQEESFGPIIGLAKVSSDEEASALMADTEYGLTAAVYSGTRARAEGILNDLQVGTAYWNCCDRVSPRLPWSGRGHSGIGCTLSRYGIEAFTKPKAYHLRGA encoded by the coding sequence ATGCGCATCACGAATCCGGCGACCGACAGCGCGCTCTCGGATGTTGCCGAGGACACGAGAGAATCCATCAGCGCGAAGTTCACGCAAGCGGCGCGCGCGCAGAAGGGCTGGGCGGCGCGGCCCTTCGCGGAGCGAGCAGCGACCATCCGCAGGTTTGCCGAGCTCGTGACCGAGCGCCGAGAGCTGCTCGCTCGCACCCTGACGTCGGAGATGGGCAAACCCATCACTCAGTCCGCGAACGAGCTCGGTGGCCTGTCCGGACGCATCGAGTTCTTCCTGGCCGAGGCCGAGCGAACGGTGGCGGACGAGTTGCTGCTCGGCATGGACGCCGGCGGAACCGAAGAGCGCATCAGGCACGAACCGCTCGGGGTGATCGCCAACGTGAGCGCCTGGAACTATCCGTTTTTCGTCGGCGCCAACGTGTTTCTGCCTGCGCTCTTGACCGGCAACGCCGTGCTCTACAAACCCAGCGAGTACGCGACCCTGACCGGACTCGAGCTCGAGCGCGCGCTGCACGACGCCGGTGTCCCGCCGGAGGTATTCGCCGCCGTCGTGGGCGGGGCCGGCGTCGGTGCCGCGCTGCTCGAACAGAAAATTGACGGTGTGTTCTTCACCGGTTCGTACGCCACGGGCGTCCGCATTGCCGAGTCACTCGCCCGGCGCATGGTGAAAGTGCAGCTCGAGCTCGGGGGCAAGGACCCGGCGTACGTGTGCGACGACGTCGACCCGAAGAACGCGGCGCTGGCGACGGCAGACGGGGCCTTCTACAACACCGGGCAGAGCTGTTGTGCCGTGGAGCGCATCTACGTGCACGAAAAGATCTGGCAACCCTTCGTAGCGGCTTTCACCGAGGCCGTACGCGGCTTCCGCGTCGGCGACCCAACGGACGAAGCGACGTACATCGGCCCGCTCGCACGGCGGGAGCTCGCCATCACGACGCTCGAAGCTCAGGTCGCGGACGCGCTAGAGAAGGGTGCCAAAGTGCTCGTCGGCGGCAAGCGCAGCGAGCGCGCCGGATTCTTCTTCGAGCCCACCGTGCTCGTCGACGTCACCCACGAGATGTCCGTCATGCAAGAAGAGAGCTTCGGCCCTATCATCGGCCTCGCGAAGGTCAGCTCCGACGAAGAAGCGAGCGCGTTGATGGCGGACACCGAATACGGGCTCACTGCCGCAGTCTACTCGGGGACACGCGCGCGCGCCGAAGGCATCCTGAACGATCTCCAGGTCGGCACCGCCTACTGGAACTGCTGTGACCGTGTCAGTCCCCGCTTGCCGTGGTCCGGACGCGGGCACTCCGGCATCGGCTGTACACTCTCGAGGTATGGGATCGAGGCGTTCACGAAACCGAAGGCCTACCACCTGCGCGGCGCTTGA
- a CDS encoding GMC family oxidoreductase, whose translation MIRQGAELVREGRDVVERADVCVIGSGCGGASLAARLAEAGRSVVIVEQGGYYTKEDFDQRELNMLAKIDGGRGIHASDDVSVSLTYGNNVGGASVHYWADSYRTPPDRLLEWRDVFGMEGHSEEALAPHFEQIERDLNVHEATDAYANKMNLLVERGARALGWHVARVPQARKACRASGHCMQGCAYDAKQSQLVTYVPRAVAAGARLFSDCRAEQLVFRGRSVEALVCRVLDRATGRAAGPSVRVEARAFVSSAGGYGTPDFLLRQGLKSRLPSLGEHLFVNPCPMAHAIFDEDIIQWRNIPAAWGVEEFRLARYAGPRRVFGRPSNSRYLEGGYLFMPNQLQPGMLAAVLPGFGSRHGQLMRGLARLGGTICWIDDVEPGRISVDGGRRRIELPLSGGNGERLRDAWKKQAQLLFQVGAKQVLFGDADDTRIESAGQIDAAIGRLSIRPGRNVLAAPHPGGGARMGASAEGSVVGFDHRVHGLDNLYVSDPSVFPSPPSVDPSLTILAFSYVAAAAVDAQLG comes from the coding sequence ATGATTCGGCAGGGCGCGGAGCTCGTACGCGAGGGACGCGACGTGGTCGAGCGCGCCGACGTGTGTGTGATCGGTTCGGGCTGTGGCGGGGCGTCGCTGGCGGCGCGCCTGGCGGAGGCCGGACGCTCGGTGGTGATCGTCGAACAAGGCGGCTACTACACCAAGGAGGACTTCGACCAGCGCGAGCTCAACATGCTCGCGAAGATCGACGGCGGGCGTGGCATTCATGCGAGCGACGACGTGTCGGTGTCCCTCACCTACGGCAACAACGTCGGGGGTGCGAGCGTGCACTACTGGGCTGACAGCTACCGCACGCCGCCGGACCGCCTGCTCGAGTGGCGCGACGTGTTCGGGATGGAAGGACACAGCGAAGAGGCGCTGGCACCGCATTTCGAGCAGATCGAGCGCGACTTGAACGTGCACGAGGCGACCGACGCCTACGCCAACAAGATGAACCTGCTAGTCGAGCGCGGCGCGCGAGCCTTGGGATGGCATGTGGCGCGGGTGCCGCAGGCGCGCAAGGCCTGTCGGGCCAGCGGGCACTGCATGCAAGGCTGTGCCTACGACGCCAAACAAAGTCAGCTGGTGACCTACGTGCCGCGGGCGGTCGCTGCGGGTGCGCGTCTGTTCTCCGATTGCCGAGCAGAGCAGCTCGTGTTTCGAGGTCGGAGCGTCGAGGCACTCGTTTGCCGAGTGCTCGACCGCGCGACGGGGCGTGCGGCGGGGCCCAGTGTTCGCGTCGAGGCGCGGGCCTTCGTCAGCTCCGCTGGTGGTTACGGCACCCCTGATTTCTTGCTGCGCCAGGGGCTGAAGTCGCGCCTGCCGTCCTTGGGCGAGCATCTCTTCGTCAACCCCTGCCCGATGGCCCACGCGATCTTCGACGAAGACATCATCCAGTGGCGCAACATCCCCGCCGCCTGGGGCGTCGAGGAGTTTCGCCTCGCGCGCTACGCGGGCCCGCGGCGTGTGTTCGGCCGGCCGTCGAACAGCCGTTACCTCGAAGGTGGCTACCTGTTCATGCCCAACCAGCTTCAACCCGGCATGCTGGCTGCGGTGCTTCCCGGCTTTGGCAGCAGACACGGCCAGCTGATGCGGGGGCTGGCCCGCCTGGGCGGCACCATCTGCTGGATCGACGACGTCGAGCCCGGCCGAATCAGCGTCGACGGTGGTCGCCGGCGCATCGAGCTGCCGCTCTCTGGCGGCAATGGAGAGCGGCTGCGAGACGCTTGGAAGAAGCAAGCTCAGCTCCTGTTTCAGGTGGGCGCGAAACAAGTTCTGTTCGGCGACGCCGATGACACTCGAATCGAGAGCGCAGGTCAGATCGACGCAGCCATCGGCCGGCTGTCGATCCGGCCCGGGCGCAACGTGCTGGCGGCGCCGCACCCCGGAGGCGGGGCGCGCATGGGCGCGAGCGCCGAGGGCTCGGTGGTTGGCTTCGATCATCGCGTGCACGGGCTCGACAACCTGTACGTGTCGGATCCGAGTGTGTTTCCCAGTCCGCCGAGCGTCGACCCCAGCCTCACGATCCTCGCATTCAGCTATGTGGCCGCTGCGGCGGTGGATGCGCAGCTTGGATGA
- a CDS encoding YbhB/YbcL family Raf kinase inhibitor-like protein: MPAATRSSARGTAARAACRAARRAGIVLGFSPTTGDDHGQGQRRERIELRSHAPLPFTLDARLDPADCSARDLRRAPRVAQLRTSRSGSERYGGPCPPIGRHRYFHKRYALDTTLGDRGKMTKAELEAAMQGHVLANAELMGTYQKHK; the protein is encoded by the coding sequence CTGCCCGCCGCTACCCGCTCCTCCGCCCGTGGCACCGCTGCCCGAGCTGCCTGCCGCGCCGCCCGTCGAGCTGGAATCGTTCTCGGATTTTCCCCCACAACCGGCGACGACCACGGCCAGGGCCAGCGCCGCGAAAGGATTGAGCTGCGATCTCATGCTCCGCTGCCTTTCACGTTGGATGCCAGGCTCGATCCCGCGGATTGTTCGGCCAGAGACCTCCGGCGTGCGCCCCGCGTGGCACAGCTCCGGACTTCCCGGTCAGGGTCCGAGCGCTACGGCGGACCCTGTCCCCCCATCGGACGCCACCGCTACTTTCACAAGCGGTACGCCCTGGATACCACGCTGGGTGATCGAGGGAAGATGACGAAGGCCGAGCTGGAGGCCGCGATGCAGGGGCATGTGCTCGCGAACGCGGAGCTGATGGGCACCTACCAAAAGCACAAGTGA
- the pgi gene encoding glucose-6-phosphate isomerase, translating into MKLLTETEAWQALLRHRDEIGAISLRQLFAAEPERFSRFSLRLPGMLLDFSKHRATEETLALLVRLAEQAGVQARIEAMFGGEAINLTEGRPVLHVALRNRAATPVCVAGEDVMPQVSAVLAKMRRLVSALESGAWRGHTGKVITDIVNIGIGGSDLGPYMVTEALRPFWRPGIDVHFVSNIDGTHLSETLRRLDPETTLFCVASKTFTTQETLTNARSARTWLLDELEEPGAVAKHFVALSTNTKAVTEFGIDPANMFEFWDWVGGRYSLWSAIGLPIACVIGMDHFEELLAGAHEMDQHFRSTPLSENAPALMGLLGVWYSGFFGAGSHAILPYDQYLHRFAAYLQQADMESNGKSVEREGRPINAYDTGAILFGEPGTNGQHAFYQLIHQGTRLVPCDFIAPVKTQNPLGQHHEILLANFFAQTEALMRGKTLEEAEAELAESGASAEKIAALGQHKVFSGSRPTTSILVDELDPRTLGALIALYEHKIFVQGVIWNVNSFDQWGVELGKQLANKILPELGDDAKVVGHDSSTNGLINHMKAVRAEQRAAAAKG; encoded by the coding sequence ATGAAACTCCTCACCGAGACCGAAGCTTGGCAGGCGCTCCTCCGACATCGAGATGAAATCGGAGCCATCTCGCTCCGGCAGCTGTTCGCGGCAGAACCCGAACGGTTCTCCCGTTTTTCGCTGAGACTGCCAGGCATGCTGCTCGACTTCTCGAAGCACCGCGCCACGGAGGAGACCCTCGCACTGCTCGTTCGGTTGGCGGAGCAAGCGGGTGTGCAGGCACGCATCGAGGCGATGTTCGGCGGGGAGGCCATCAACCTGACCGAGGGGCGCCCCGTGCTGCACGTCGCCTTGCGCAATCGGGCGGCAACTCCGGTGTGCGTGGCGGGTGAGGACGTGATGCCTCAGGTCTCGGCTGTGCTCGCGAAGATGCGTCGTCTGGTGTCGGCGCTCGAGAGCGGCGCGTGGCGTGGTCACACCGGCAAGGTCATCACGGACATCGTGAACATCGGCATCGGCGGTTCGGATCTGGGCCCCTACATGGTGACTGAAGCGCTGCGCCCGTTCTGGCGGCCGGGCATCGACGTGCATTTCGTGTCCAACATCGACGGGACCCACCTCAGCGAGACCCTGCGTCGCCTGGACCCGGAGACGACGCTGTTCTGTGTAGCCTCCAAGACCTTCACCACTCAGGAAACGCTGACGAACGCCCGCTCGGCGCGCACCTGGCTCCTGGACGAGCTCGAGGAGCCGGGCGCGGTGGCCAAACACTTCGTCGCGCTCTCCACCAACACCAAGGCCGTCACGGAGTTCGGGATAGACCCGGCGAACATGTTCGAGTTCTGGGACTGGGTGGGCGGACGCTATTCGTTGTGGTCGGCCATCGGGCTGCCAATTGCCTGTGTGATCGGCATGGATCACTTCGAAGAGCTGCTCGCTGGGGCCCACGAGATGGACCAACACTTCCGCTCCACGCCGCTCTCGGAGAATGCTCCGGCGTTGATGGGCTTGCTCGGCGTCTGGTACTCGGGGTTCTTCGGCGCCGGCTCCCACGCCATCTTGCCCTACGACCAGTACCTGCACCGCTTCGCTGCCTACCTGCAGCAAGCCGACATGGAGAGCAACGGCAAGAGCGTCGAGCGCGAAGGCCGACCCATCAACGCCTACGACACGGGCGCGATCTTGTTCGGTGAGCCCGGAACGAACGGCCAGCATGCCTTCTACCAGCTCATCCATCAGGGCACTCGGCTGGTCCCGTGCGACTTCATCGCACCGGTGAAGACCCAGAATCCATTGGGTCAGCACCACGAGATCTTGCTCGCGAATTTCTTCGCGCAGACCGAGGCGTTGATGCGCGGCAAGACGCTGGAGGAGGCCGAAGCCGAGCTTGCAGAGAGCGGCGCGAGCGCGGAGAAGATCGCAGCGCTCGGACAGCACAAGGTGTTCTCTGGAAGCCGCCCCACCACTTCGATCCTCGTTGACGAGCTCGACCCGCGCACGCTGGGTGCGTTGATCGCGCTCTACGAGCACAAGATCTTCGTTCAGGGAGTGATCTGGAACGTGAACAGCTTCGACCAGTGGGGTGTGGAGCTCGGCAAACAGCTGGCGAACAAGATCCTGCCGGAGCTCGGGGACGACGCGAAGGTGGTGGGGCACGACAGCTCCACGAACGGGCTGATCAACCACATGAAGGCGGTCCGCGCCGAGCAGCGCGCTGCGGCCGCGAAGGGCTGA